In Leptolyngbya sp. NIES-2104, the genomic window TTTGATTGTTCTAGGACTTGCATTTTGGGATAGTTCACAAGTCAAACCTTACCGCGTAAAGGTCGATCGCCAGGTGGCATCAAGATTGTCGATCGGGCGCGATAATTTAGTAACTCTGGGCGTAGAATCAGGCGAAAAACCCGTAGAGGTTCGGATTTATGACCCGTATCCGATCGAGTTTGCTGTCTCATCGATGCCACTCGCAATCAAGCTAGGCGCAAATCTAAATCAGCAACTTTCATACACCGTAAATCCTTCTTATCGAGGTGAATACCACTGGAAAGACATTCAGGTGCAACAGTTAAGTCCGTGGCGGTTAGCGTGGCATCGTTGGAAAATTCCACAAGAGCAAAAGGTTTCAGTCTATCCAGATTTGATCGGACTACGATCGCTCTCAATCCGTCTCACGCTAGAATCTTCCGGCTCAATTCGTCGCGCTCGTCGATTAGGCATTGGTACTGAATTTTCTGAACTGCGAGAATACGGAATTGGTGATGATCCGCGCTTCATTGATTGGAAAGCGACCGCACGACGTGGACAGCCTTTAGTGCGAGTATTAGAACCGGAACAAGAGCAGACTTTGATTATTTTGCTCGATCGAGGTCGGTTGATGACTTCGCAGGTGAAAGGATTATCGCGGTTTGATTGGGGATTGAATGCGACATTGGCACTGGCGCTGGCGGGATTGCACCGGGGCGATCGAGTTGGGGTTGGGGTGTTCGATCGACAAGTGCAAACCTGGATTCCTCCAGAACGTGGACAGGCACATTTGAATCATTTAATCGAGCGGTTAACGCCGATTCAACCAGAGATTTTAGAGCCAGATTATTTAGGGGCAGTGACAACCCTAGTGAATCAACAGGCGCGACGTGCTTTAGTTGTGGTGATTACCGATATTGTGGATATGACAGCCTCCTCTGAACTGCTCGCTGCATTGGGAAGATTGACACCGAGATATTTACCGTTCTGCGTGACGTTACGTGATCCACAGGTCGATCAACAAGCGCATACCGTTACAGAAGATTTGCCCTCAACGTATGAAAGAGCCGTTGCACTCGATTTGATCGCTCAGCGGCAACTTGCATTTAGTACCTTGAAACAGCGGGGCGTGTTGGTGTTAGATGCGCCTGCGAATCAGATTACTGAGGAATTAATCGATCGATATCTTCAGTTGAAAGCAAGAAACCAACTTTAGATACAGTGGAGAAAGTTTTTCTGATTCTCCTATGAGCCTCCAACCCCAAACCATTCTCTTTGCTCAGCACGGAATGACCGATCTCTCTGGATGTCAAACGATTTCCCGTTTGGCGTACGCGCTGGATCTAAAAGATACGCTAGTTGTCGCACCAGAACTACACTGGGTCAGAACGCTATTTTATCTAGAACCGCTGATTCAGAGTGTGCAGGCAATTGTGCTGGAAACTTTGAGCAAGTATCCAGGAGTGCCGATTCGGATTATTGCGACTTCGATGGGCGGCGTGTTGTGGGTGGAATTGCTCGATCGACATCCGGAGTGGTGGTCGCGAGTTCATTCGCTCGTGTTGCTGGGTTCACCGATCGGTGGATCGCACATTGCTCGAATGGTTGATCCGTACGGTTGGGGAATTGGGATTGCGCGGGATTTGGCAATTGACCGGAGTGCGATCACTCGAAAAATCGTTGCAGAGATTCCTACGCTCGTGATCGCGAGTGACTGCGGTAAAGGTGATGATGGAGTCGTTAGCGTAGAATCAACCGTGATTCGAGGTGCCGAGTTTGTCTGTCTTTCGGGTGTGTCTCACTCAGATTTGAGATGTAATTCTGCGGTGATGCGGGAAATTTGGAAGTTTTACGCGAAGTTTGCGGAGGTCGAGCCGTGAGACTCGCTAGACTTCAAGAAGTTGTCGTGAATTTGTCCGAATATGAGCTTGATGCCTGTGTGGGGTTCTCTGCTGATTTTCATTCTGTGCCCGATTTTGGGCGGGTTGCCGCTAGTTGGTTGGATCACCAGAGGGCTGAGCCGAAAACGTTTGTCAGAACTGGGAACCGGAAATCTTAGCGTTTCCGCAGCGTTTTATCACGGGGGAAAGGTTGTTGGCATTCTGGCGGTACTGTCTGAGGCGTTGAAAGGGATTTTTGCGGTGCTGTTGGCGCGATCGTTCTTTCCGAATAGCCCAGAGTGGGAAATTATTGCGCTGATTGCATTAGTGTATGGACGGTACTTTATCGGGAAAGGTGCGGGCACAACGAATGTCGTTTGGGGCTACGTGGTGCATGATCCGATCGTGTCGTTTCTGGTGTTTTTGATCGGCGGAATTGGCTTTACGATTTTTCGAGAACGTCGATCGGGAAAGTTTGGCGTATTAGTGCTATTTCCTTTGATTACGGCTCTAAGACATCCACAGGAAACGCCGTTGATTTTAAGTTCGATCGGGCTTGCAGCTTTCTTGTGGTGGATCTATAACCAGATTCCAGATGACTTGGATTTGAAATCAGACAATGCAGAGAGAGGATCGAAAGCCATGTTTCAATTTCTTCGGGATGATCGATCGCTAATTTCACTTGATCAAACTTTGGAAGCTGAAAAGGTTGGACAAAAGGCGGCGACTTTATCAGCATTAAAGCGATCGGGCTATCCGGTTCCGGAGGCTTGGATATTGTTGCCAGGAGATGATCCGAAACCGTTGATTGAAGCGCTGCACCCTTCTAGAGAGCATCCGCTGATTGTACGATCGTCCGCGATCGGAGAAGATGCAGAATCGGCTTCAGCGGCGGGACAATATGAATCGATTCCAAACATTACGCATCGAGAGTTACTGTTACCTGCGATCGTGCGGTGTTTGGAATCGTATGAGCAGGACTCTGCTGTGAAGTATCGGCGCGATCGCAATGTTGCAGAGGCTTCGATGGTGGTACTCGTTCAGAAACAAATTCAAGGTATCTATTCGGGAGTTGCATTTAGTCGTGATCCGATCGCAAGACAAGGCGATGCGGTATTGATTGAAGCCTTACCGGGAAATGCCGATCGCGTGGTTTCCGGACAAGTTACCCCTGAAAGCTATCAAGTGAACGTTCGGGAAGTTGGTACAGATTGGAGATTGCCTGAAACAACACTAGAAGTGGAAGGAGCGGGAACTGTTCCATCAACGGTAATTCAGCAAGTCGCCTATCTAGCGCGGCATTTAGAAGAACATTTTCATGGTGTACCCCAGGACATTGAATGGAGCTTTGATGGAGAACAACTCTGGGTGTTGCAATCTCGATCGATTACCACGCTGTTCCCGATTTGGACTCGGAAGATCGCCGCAGAAGTGATTCCGGGTGCGATTCGTCCTTTAACGTGGTCGATTAATCGCCCGCTGACGTGTGGGGTTTGGGGGAAAATTTTTACGATCGTTCTGGGAGAACGTGCAGCCGGTCTAGACTTTACTGAAACCGCAACCTTGCACTATTCACATGCTTATTTCAATGCGTCGTTACTCGGACAAATCTTTCGACGAATGGGATTACCGCCAGAGAGTTTAGAGTTTCTCACCAGAGGCGCGAAGTTTAGTAAGCCACCTTTACGATCGACTGTTTCAAATTTACCGGGACTGTTGCGGTTACTCCAGCGAGAAATGCGATTAGAAAAGGATTTTTCGCGAGATCAAGAACTCTATTTCAAACCGATGCTTCAGAAGTTGGAACAACCTCTAGAAACCCAATCCGTCTCAGACCTTTTACAACAGATTGAGCAAATTCTTGAACTATTAGAACGAGCGACTTACTACAGCATTCTTGCCCCGTTGAGTGCTGCACTTAGAAAATCAATAGCTAAAGTGCCAGATGAAGCTTTAGATAACAGTGATACTCCAGAAGTTGCAGCTTTACGATCGCTGTCTGATCTTGCAACTCAAGCTCGATCGTTGTTGAGCAGCGATAAAGGTGTCTTTGTTCAACTCAAACAAACGCATCAAGGGCAAGCTATCTTAGAGCAATTCGATCGGTTGTTGAATCAATACGGCTACTTGAGCGAAGTCGGTACAGATATTGCCGTTCCAACTTGGCGCGAAGAGCCTCAACCCGTTCGCGAACTATTCAAACAATTCTGTCTAAATTCATCACCAGAGCGATCGACACCCAAAATTAAAAATAAAGGTGTTCAGCAACGAATTGCATTAAAAGGCAAAGTAACAGAAATCTATAGTCGATTGTTAGCAGAACTACGCTGGAGATTTGTCGCGATCGAACATCGCTGGATTGATTCCGGTGTTCTCAAACAATCTGGTGATATCTTTTTTCTCACTTACGATGAGATTCGTAGTTCAAACACACAACTAATCGAACAACGTCGATCGCGCTTTGATCACGATCGACAACTTGCCCCAATTCCGCAGTTAGTTTATGGCGATGATCCACCTACTCTGCAGCTTCCAACCTGGCAAGCCTCGAATCGACTTCAAGGAATTGGAGCCAGTGTGGGACAAGTCGAAGGCACGATTCGAGTGATGCGATCGATGAGTGGATCGATGAATGTCGATCGGGATACGATTCTCGTTGTGCCTTATACGGATTCGGGCTGGATGCCTGTATTAGCAAGAGTTGGCGGACTCATTGCGGAAGTGGGAGGACGATTATCGCATGGCGCGATCGTGGCACGAGAATATCGCATTCCTGCGGTGATGGATGTCGCTCATGCCACTGAGATTTTGCGAGATGGGCAGCGAGTTCGGATCGATGGACAGCAAGGAACAGTGGAGATTTTGTAGTCGTTCGTTGCAACTCCCGCCCTGAAATGAATTTCGGGCTAATCGGCGCAAGTCCATTAGAAATGGACTAAGAACCTGAAACTGCCTCCCAGTCTACTTCAGTAGACTTTCCACGGTTAGCCCGAAATTCATTTCAGGGCGGAAGTGCAACGGAGCGAAGGGACTACTTATACTTTTCAAACACCCCCTAAATCCCCCACGAGTGCAGGGTAGTTTGACTGTTAGCAGGGAAGATAGATTCCGTCAGGAAACATTTTCTAAGCTATCCGAGCAAGTTTTTTCTCGCTCGTTCTTGTCGAGATTCAGCTTCTTCCATCACCTTCGCGAAATCCTCGATCGCTTCTCCCGGATAGTTCTCAAGAACTCTCGTCGAAAGCGAAATCCGCCCCCGTCCTTCATCCAAATCAACAATCATGGCTTTGATCACTTGTCCGACCTGCAACAGTGAAGACAACGATTCGATATAGTTTTTGCTAATTTGATTGATGTGCAACAATCCGGTTGTACCATCGAACTCAGCAAACGCTCCAAATGGCTTGAGGCTGGTAACGGTTGCTTCGACCAGTTGACCGACTTCTAGCTGACTGAAGTTTGCCGCTCTAGCAGCGAGACGATTCGAGAGCACGATTTTATTGCGATCGCGCTCCAAATCCAGAATCGTTGCCGATAGCGTCTGTCCTTTTAGCGCCTCTAAATTTTCGCGCTCAACTAAGTGCGATCGTGGAATGAACCCCCGCAAACCCAGGGCATCCACCGTCACGCCTCCTTTATTAGAACCCGTTACGCGCACCTGCAAACTTTGATTCGTCGCCTGCAAATCGACCAACCGTTCCCAAACTTTCCGCAATTCAAGCTGACGCAGCGAAATCGTTACCCGCCCATCTGCATCTTGTTCGCGAACAATGATGAATTCTCGCTCTTCATCGAGTGGGAGAATTGCCGACACATCCGCCACCCGTCGAACGCTTGCTTCCTCGATCGGCAGAAATGCAGGAGATTTTCCGCCAATATCGACCAAGGCACCATCGCTTTCATAGCTAAAGGCTTTGCCCGTTACCAGTTTGCCTTTCTGAAACTCGTAATCGTGCTGTTCGAGGGCTTTTTCAAAATCTTCCATCGAGAAGGAAGCAGTCGTCCGATCTGGCATTGCAATGTAATTCCTAAAAAGTACGATCGCCACTATTGCGGCTTCTCAATTCTAGTGCGTTAGTCTAGAAAATAACGCTTTTACCTGTTCCCAAGCATCAGCGGCAGCTTCAGGATGATAGTCCGATCGCTGATCACAGAAAAATCCATGCCCCGCTGAATACCGAAATACCTTGTGATCGATATGATTTGCCTCTAGAGCCGCTTCCACTTGATCAATTTGTTCGATCGAAATCAGCGGATCTTGAGTCCCGAAAAAGGCGTATAGCGTTCCTTTAATTTCTGAAGTTCTCGTGATGGTCGGCGCTCCACCGCCCGGAGTCATCGTAGCAATTCCCGCTCCATAAAATGAAGCCGTTGCCTTAACTTCCGGTAAGGTTGCCGCTAGGTACGCCACATGCCCCCCGAAACAAAAGCCGATCGCACCCACCTCTTGAAATCCTTTCGTTTGAAGAAACGCGATCGTCGTTCTTAAATCACTGAGTAATTGATCCGCAGTCGTTTGATCTTTGTGCGATCGACCGAGTTTGGTATCGTCCTCGCTGTATCCCACCTCGAAGCCGGGAGCGGTTCTCTGAAAAATAGCGGGCGCGATCGCGACATAGCCTTCTTGGGCAAATCGCTCTGTGATCGATCGAATATGCGAGTTGACACCAAAAATTTCTTGAATCACAATCATTGCACCCTGTGCAGCCGTATCCGGTTCTGACAGATAAGCATCGATTTGGAGGTCACCATTTGAAAGTTTGATCCAGGAGGAATTCACGATCGTATTTATTTCACCACGCAACAGTTTGTATTCTGAACGAAACTCGAATTCAATGCGATGAAAATTTGCCATTCATCGCCATACTTTACCGAAAATGGCAATCGAAAAACTACGGGTTATACTATTTCTATCAGGGGTGGTGAAAACGTTGAAAGCGGGACTTTAGGAGGCTTGAGCCAGCTCAGCATTATTACTGAGTAGCTTAAGTCAACCAGATCACAATCCGAAGATACACCCAACTTTCCATTTTCTGTGTCACCTAAAATAGTGGACGGCTTTGGCAAATTCTGAGCAAGAAGTAATGTACAGATTTGCTGTGTAACATCAACACTTATGAGTGAGATTTGAGGCGCGGGTATGGTGCAATTTCATATACAGCCAGATAGCGATATCCCGGCATCCACTCAACTCTATAATCAAATTTTATTTGCGATCGCGTCTCGGCAGTTTCCACCGGGACACCGCTTACCGAGTACTCGTCAGTTGGCGATGCAGACGGGCTTACATCGCAATACAATCAGTAAAGTTTATCGTCAACTCGAAGATGCAGGAGTCGTTGATGCTCAAGCGGGTTCTGGTATCTATGTACGTGATCAGGGACACGCAACCGCAGCACACATCAAATCGCCGCTGCTCGAACAATATCCACAAGCACACAAAATCATTCAATCGAGCCTAGATGAGTTGGTCAAACAAGGCTGTTCGCTCGGACAAGCGCGGGAATTATTCTTGGCAGAAGTAGATTGGCGGTTGCGCTGTAGTGCTTCGGTTCTCGTAACGGCTCCCTCACACGATATTGCCAATGGCGAAGTTTTGTTGCGGGAATTGGAGCGTGCTTTAGCGATTCCCATGCAGCTTGTTCCGATGGAAGAACTAGGGCAAATTTTGGATCAGACGCGATCGAGTACGGTGGTGACAAGCCGTTATTTTATTGCTCAAGCGGAAGCGATCGCATCTCCGAAAGCGGCACGAGTGATTCCGGTTGATATCTACGATTTTGAGCAGGAATTAAAGCTGATCAAAGCGATGCAGAAAGGAACTTGTGTCGGTATTGTCAGTTTGAGTGCGGGGACTGTCGGTGTGGCAGAAGTGATTATTCACAGTTTGCGGGGCGATGATTTGCTCGTGATGACCGCACAAATGAACGATCGATATAAGCTCAATGCGATGGTGCGAACGGCACAAACGATTTTCAGCGATCAAGTCAGTTGTGCCACAGTGAAAGCGACGATTTCGGCTTCTCGCGATGATATTATTCGTCCTCCTCAAGTGATTTGCTGTGAGAATTTCATCGTGAGCAAATCGATCAATCTCCTCAAACGAGAGTTGGGATTGGAATAGAGGTGAGATTGCTCTAAAACACGAGCTAAAAGAATGTTTGAAAAGCTGTCGTTCATTGCTCCAGCCCGCCCTGAAATGGAATTTCGGGCTAATCGACGAAGGTCCTTTGAAAAGGACTTAGAGTTTCAAACTGACTCCCAGTCTACTTCAGTAGACTTTCTACGGTTAGCCCGAAATTCATTTCAGGGCGGAAGGTAATCGAAGCGAAAAAACTTTTCATACCCTCTAAGACTTTCCTTTGGGGTACACAATGCGTTGATGATTCGACTGTTGCCATACCTGAACAAACACTTGCGCGATCGTACTCATCTGCGATCGCGTTAATCCCGATTCATCTAACTGCCCATCTTTCCACCGGGCTGCCAAAATTTTATTAATCATGTTCAAAGCTTCTTCAGGAGTCGCATCTTTGAGCGATCGTAGTGCTGCTTCACAAGCATCCGCTAACATCACAATGCCTGTTTCGCGGGATTGCGGAGCCGGACCGTCATAGCGAAAATCAGATTCATCAACAATGATCGACGAATCAGCTTTGACTCGTTGTTGAGCTTGATGATAGAAATACGCGATCGTCATTGTTCCCTGATGTTCTGGAATAAAGGCTTGCACTGCTTTTGGTAATCTCGCTCGACGTGCCATTACTATGCCTTCAGTAACGTGCTTTTTGATAATTGCAGCACTGATCCAAGGATCAGCGATCGCATCATGTTTGTTTGCGCCACCCATTTGATTTTCAATAAATCCTAGTGGGTCGTGCATTTTACCAATATCGTGATAGAGTGTTCCAGTTCTTGTGAGTTCAACATTACAGCCCAATTCACGCGCCGCAGTCTCCGCAAGATTTGCCACAAACAATGTATGCTGAAACGTCCCTGGTGTTTCTGCTGCTAACCGTTTGAGCAAAGCACGATTTGGATTTGCTAACTCAACTAAGCGGAGTGTTGTAACCACATCGAATAGATGTTCTAAATAAGGACTAATCCCGATCGCAACAATGCTCCAAGCAAGTCCTAACAATGCTTCTAAAACAGCACGACCGAGTAAGCTATACCAAACCACTCCAGACATTGCGCCGAACAATAAATAGAGCAAGCCTTGAATCAGCCCAACTCCCACGCCGAGAAACGCTAACTCTTCCCGCGATCGCACTCTTGCCGCTAGTGCTGCCACAATCAATCCAGCGATCGCACTTGGAACCCACTGCATCAAGCTCAATCCCATCCCGATCGGTAGCATCACCGTAATCAATCCAACTGCGGTCATGGCTAACACTGAACCATAGAACGTGCCCATCAAAAAGCCGATCGCAGGTAAATTCGTTGAAGGTGCATTGATAATAACCATCAACGGTGTACTTAAACTCATCAATCCGATTAACCAATAATCTCGATTTCTCAAGCCTTTCGGGTGATAGCGCTGCTCGAATAACCAGAACAAGGTCACTGCACCACTGATCAATCCACCAAACCCAATCAAGCTAAACCAACTAGTTTCACGCCGGCTCAAACCAAAGTAGTCCAGCACCATAAAATTGCTGGCTGATATCTCTTGCCCTTCTTTGACAATCACTTCTCCCCGTCGAACCTGAATGATTACAGGTTGAACTTCTTGCGCTGCTTTTTCAGCTTGTAACCGAGTTTGTTCTTCGTCTTTAACTAAATTTGGCTTCAGCGAGGTGAGGAGTAATTTAGTCGCGATCGCTCTCGATTCTGATGGAGTTGCACTCTGAAGATTTAGCGCGATCGCAGTTTCAAGTTGAGCCTGATTGATGCCGGGTGAAATGCCTTGTGCCAGCATGCGATCGGTCACTTGCATCACTTCAGTCTGTGTTTTCTGCCAAGCTGCATCAGGGATCTCAAACAAAGTCGGATCGTAAGGCGGTTGAGTGAGTGCGATCGTCGCGGCATATTTTTGTCGTGCTGCTGTGATTTGATTCGTCAAACCGGATACACCATCGAATGAAGTTTGATTCCGATAGCGCATTAATTCTTCAGCGGCTTTGCGTTGAAGGGGATCGACGAGCTTGTCGAGTGGATCAGTGCTGCGATTTTGAAGGGCAGTAACGATCGCTTTCCATTCCCATTCTTCAGCATTACGAAGATATAACTGTGTTGATTCTGAAAGTGTTTCTGTTTCAATGTAGGGGAATTTTCCAATCTGTTGCCGGAGTGTGCCTCCTTTTGCTAACTGGGCTTGCACCGCTTGTCTTGCTTGATCAGATGCAACCATGTCCAACATGAACATTGGTACTGAGATATTTCGGGCTGCTTTACGCTTTTCTTCGGTCGCTTCTTTGTTGACGATCGTGGCGTTATTCGGTGCGGTGATGGTATCGGTTGCCATCTTGCCCACACTGAGACGCGGTTGATTGTAGAACTGTCTTCCCAAAGCTCCCGTCAGAACGATCGAGGCTGCGACAATCAGAACCGGAGCAGGCACTGTCGGCTTATGGGTGAGTTTCTGAAGTGCTTTGACTCGTTGCAGCGATCGTACGGACGCAGAGTGGCGAAGATGGCTTCCACCTTCGCTGCACATTCGCTGAAGTTGTTGCGCCCAAGAGCGAAGGGAATTCATCACACTGCTCACTACTGATGTGTTGCAATCTAACGATTCATTATAGAAGCCAAGCGACAAATCGAATTTTTACCTGTTCGATTCTACGTATAAAAGTTCACGACTCAGGCGATCGTGAATTCTCCCATTGGTTGCCAAAATTCGACCAGACGAAAGCTGAATCGGAGTTTGATCGTAAGCGGTGACTTTTCCGCCTGCTTCTTCGACGAGGACGATTCCGGCTGCAATATCCCAAAGCGATAAGCCGCGTTCCCAGTATCCGTCGAGTTTTCCAGCGGCAACATACGCGAGATCAAGCGCTGCGGCTCCATCGCGCCGAACGCCTTGAGTAAGATGCGTGAGATGAGCGAACTCCGGATAGTTCGTATCTGTGGTTTGTCGTCGATCGTAGGCGAATCCGGTGACTAACAAGCTTTTTTCTAATTCGCTGATTGAAGAGACTCGAATCGATCGACGATTACAAGTCGCCCCTAATCCTTTCGCGGCTCGAAATAGTTCCTGATGAATCGGATTAAACACCACACCGACTTGGGGAATGCCTTCGATGAGAAGCGCGATCGACACTGCCACAAACGGATACTGATGCGCGTAGTTGGTTGTACCATCGAGCGGATCGATCGCCCAGAGAAATTCACTTTGTCGATCGCCCATTTGCCCAGATTCCTCTGCCAAAATCGGATGCTCTGGTACATGACGCTTCAGAACTTTGAGGACTGCATCCTCTGCTGCTCGATCGGCTTCGGTAACGAGATCTCCGGGTCGTCCTTTTTCGCGAATGTCTTCGAGCTTGCCCCAATGAGTTTGGAGAACGGCTCCAGCACTTAACGCGGCTTCGGTCGCAATGTCGAGGAAGATTTCTAGTTGATGAGGATTCATAGAATTAAGGCAGAAGGCTCAAGCTATTCTATGATTTCGGGGGAAATGTCGATCGATCTTCTGCCTTTTGAACGATTAGCGTTCCGATCGCTTTCATGGCTGCGGTTCATCTGCTTGAAGTAGAATTTGAGCGTAGAGCGCTGAACTGACTCTGAAGGACGCTTGTTGAATCAAGGCATCTAAAATGGGTTGAACTTGTGGAATCAGTTGACGTTGCTTTGCAATCAATAGAACACCGAGAATTCCGATAATTGGGATTCCTAATTTCGCGGCTTCTTGTCTGCCTCTGCGCTCATCCATCAGGAGTTCATCGGCTTGCTGTTCTAATGCCAGCACGATTGCACATGATTTGCCTGGATCAAGTTTTTGATCTTGCTGTAGGGTGTTTGCCATTGCGAGATTGACGATTTTTTTTGTTTCAATCCAATCGAGTGATAGAACTGCTTGAATTTCAGAGCGTGAGGCGTTACTGAGTTCTTGTGCAACGACATCGGGAATCAGAACTTTGCCATAGATGCTCTGAAGAAGCCAGAGATAATTGATGATGGCTAAGTTTCCAATTGCGGAGGTATCGCTGACGATGATCATAACCAGCCGCGTTCTTGAAGATGTTGTACGTCTTGTTGAAATTCTTCGACATCGTAATGGATGCAGATGCCGCGATCGCTAATCAGTTTTTGGAAGTCCATGACGTGCATTCCTGCGATTTTGCTGGCACTACCAAGGCTGACGCGATCTTGTTGAAAAAGTGCGATCGCGACTTCTTGGCGTAAGTCTGACTCTGTTAAAGACAGATTATCAGGGAGGTCAATCGTGATTTGCATTGATCAAGCGATGAGAGGGATGGTTTGATTTTAGCGTGGGAGAGTTTGACGATCGCGTTTGCAAATCATTAGGCTATTTCACGTCTTCGCTGACTCCTTCGAGAAATGCGTTGCCTTCGGCACAGCAAAGCTGCCCGCGCCTTTGCCCCAGGGATTGGATTCGACGAAGTGTTCTCCGACTTTGACCGCTGCTTTTTTGCCACCGTTCCAAAGACGTTTGAGGTTGAGAAAGTTCTGCCAGCGTGCATCAATGCGTTTAGCTTCTACGTCGATCGTTCTTGTAATTTCGGTTTCGTCGGTGAGACTGGAATTTTCTTGCTGTAGTTCGTCGATAAACTGCTTGTAGTTTGCCAGTAAAATCTCAAAGTTTTGCTCTGTTCCATTGATGTGCTGAGTAAAGTCTTGTTTGCTGCCTTCTGCTGCGTAGTTAACGCCGATCGTTGCGTTTTGCTGATTAAAATCGGTGCTTTGTCGGTCATGAGTGTTAGCTCCTGTGTTTGAATTGTGATGGATTGTGAGTGATCGCTGTTTTGTGGGGTTTGTCGATCGTGCTTCGCAATCGTTTGATAAACAATCTGATCGCCTTGAACGGTTTCAGCGAGATTTCCAATATTTGCGCCTCGAAGGTCAAATTTAGATGAGTCAGACATTGCGATTGTATTGATCTAGTAATTGTTGGACGAGTGTTTGGGAGACGTGAAAGGAGGTTTGCTGGAGTTGTGCGATCGCAGTTGGAAAATCAATCAGTCCTGCAATTCCAGCACGATATAAGATGCCGAGTGTGCCGATAACGGTGAGATTAAGCTGTTGAGCGGCAGCACGGGCATCGAGATCATCGATGATTGCAAACTCAGCTTTGAGTGCGGCTGCGAGAGTGATGGCTTCGCGTTCTCCAGCACCGAGATTAGCAGGGAAGGAAAGAAGGGGTTGAGAGAGAGTTTGAATGTTGAGCCATGTGGGAGGGTGTTGAATCCAATTGCAAACGGATTCGCCTGCTTGTTCGTTGAGAAGCTCTTGTTGCACGGCGGTTGGAATCAGAATGGTTTGGAAAAGTTGTGGGAGTACTTCAATGTGATTGATCAGGATGAGATAGCAGATGGGAGAGGTATCACTGATGATGATCATGGAGAATTCGATCGAGAGCTTGGATGTCTTGCTGAACGTCTTCTAG contains:
- a CDS encoding HD family phosphohydrolase, translating into MNSLRSWAQQLQRMCSEGGSHLRHSASVRSLQRVKALQKLTHKPTVPAPVLIVAASIVLTGALGRQFYNQPRLSVGKMATDTITAPNNATIVNKEATEEKRKAARNISVPMFMLDMVASDQARQAVQAQLAKGGTLRQQIGKFPYIETETLSESTQLYLRNAEEWEWKAIVTALQNRSTDPLDKLVDPLQRKAAEELMRYRNQTSFDGVSGLTNQITAARQKYAATIALTQPPYDPTLFEIPDAAWQKTQTEVMQVTDRMLAQGISPGINQAQLETAIALNLQSATPSESRAIATKLLLTSLKPNLVKDEEQTRLQAEKAAQEVQPVIIQVRRGEVIVKEGQEISASNFMVLDYFGLSRRETSWFSLIGFGGLISGAVTLFWLFEQRYHPKGLRNRDYWLIGLMSLSTPLMVIINAPSTNLPAIGFLMGTFYGSVLAMTAVGLITVMLPIGMGLSLMQWVPSAIAGLIVAALAARVRSREELAFLGVGVGLIQGLLYLLFGAMSGVVWYSLLGRAVLEALLGLAWSIVAIGISPYLEHLFDVVTTLRLVELANPNRALLKRLAAETPGTFQHTLFVANLAETAARELGCNVELTRTGTLYHDIGKMHDPLGFIENQMGGANKHDAIADPWISAAIIKKHVTEGIVMARRARLPKAVQAFIPEHQGTMTIAYFYHQAQQRVKADSSIIVDESDFRYDGPAPQSRETGIVMLADACEAALRSLKDATPEEALNMINKILAARWKDGQLDESGLTRSQMSTIAQVFVQVWQQSNHQRIVYPKGKS
- a CDS encoding inositol monophosphatase family protein; protein product: MNPHQLEIFLDIATEAALSAGAVLQTHWGKLEDIREKGRPGDLVTEADRAAEDAVLKVLKRHVPEHPILAEESGQMGDRQSEFLWAIDPLDGTTNYAHQYPFVAVSIALLIEGIPQVGVVFNPIHQELFRAAKGLGATCNRRSIRVSSISELEKSLLVTGFAYDRRQTTDTNYPEFAHLTHLTQGVRRDGAAALDLAYVAAGKLDGYWERGLSLWDIAAGIVLVEEAGGKVTAYDQTPIQLSSGRILATNGRIHDRLSRELLYVESNR
- a CDS encoding DUF3368 domain-containing protein → MIIVSDTSAIGNLAIINYLWLLQSIYGKVLIPDVVAQELSNASRSEIQAVLSLDWIETKKIVNLAMANTLQQDQKLDPGKSCAIVLALEQQADELLMDERRGRQEAAKLGIPIIGILGVLLIAKQRQLIPQVQPILDALIQQASFRVSSALYAQILLQADEPQP
- a CDS encoding UPF0175 family protein encodes the protein MQITIDLPDNLSLTESDLRQEVAIALFQQDRVSLGSASKIAGMHVMDFQKLISDRGICIHYDVEEFQQDVQHLQERGWL
- a CDS encoding DUF3368 domain-containing protein, encoding MIIISDTSPICYLILINHIEVLPQLFQTILIPTAVQQELLNEQAGESVCNWIQHPPTWLNIQTLSQPLLSFPANLGAGEREAITLAAALKAEFAIIDDLDARAAAQQLNLTVIGTLGILYRAGIAGLIDFPTAIAQLQQTSFHVSQTLVQQLLDQYNRNV